The following are encoded in a window of Numida meleagris isolate 19003 breed g44 Domestic line chromosome 13, NumMel1.0, whole genome shotgun sequence genomic DNA:
- the IGFALS gene encoding insulin-like growth factor-binding protein complex acid labile subunit translates to MWEQAPSTSMAMQLHHPLLILWGLVWGKEKSLSAVDAHSQGGQLESQPQEIAPADILSHTPGWEKGWHRPGEEVLSLSTFTLAAAEPSSGRVKAGSGCWTGVKVVAPSLRGAGSAHGAARHHERRQRWSSPPALCCPLGTLFPSSPPHARSRSPFPPCPAAGRVPLLLPLVLLLATASQPQDGDVPKEPSAAEPLRCPSPCACSLDDYSEELNVFCSSRNLTQLPEDIPTNAKALWLDGNNFTQLPAAAFRNLSGLDFLDLQSSQLAAVEQHAFHGLRSLYHLHLERNRLKYLAPHTFLHTQNLVSLSLNNNFFSKVEEGLFAGLSNLWYLNLGWNSLVVLPDKVFHDLPNLRELILAGNKLPYLQHQLFCSLTELKELDLSGNALKGIKINIFVKLQKLQKLYLNNNQINAIAPRAFMGMKSLRWLDLSHNRLTSLYEDTFLGLLSLHVLRLSTNSITSLRPRTFKDLQFLEELQLGHNRIWGLAERTFDGLGQLEVLSLNNNQLQDIKAGSFLGLHNVAVMHLSANCIKTLPDYVFEGVTKLHSLHLEHSCLSKIKANTFSSLTSLRRLFLQHNAISVIEDQSFRELHELLELDLKHNRLSRLSPQLFAGLSNLEYLFLSFNQILDISQDTFSPLRRLFWLDLSHNQLETLDNAVITQLANLRYLSLRNNSLETFSVGFLCPSFTLEQLWLGGNNWHCNCSLKGLRDFALQHPTVVPRFVQSVAEGDDSHVPVYTYNNLTCCQPPSLVGLDLRDTSEDSFAHC, encoded by the exons ATGTGGGAACAGGCCCCCTCCACCAGCATGGCCATGCAGCTTCACCATCCCCTCCTCATCCTCTGGGGACTGGTGTGGGGTAAGGAGAAAAGCCTCAGTGCCGTTGATGCCCATTCCCAGGGTGGGCAATTGGAATCCCAACCACAAGAGAT TGCTCCCGCAGATATCCTCTCGCACACCCCAGGCTGGGAGAAAGGCTGGCACAGACCCGGGGAAGAAGTCCTGAGCCTGTCCACGTTCACGCTGGCCGCAGCCGAGCCCAGCAGCGGCAGGGTTAAGGCCGGCAGCGGGTGCTGGACGGGCGTCAAGGTGGTTGCTCCATCCCTGCGCGGGGCCGGGAGCGCGCACGGAGCCGCCCGCCACCATGAGCGCAGACAGAG ATGGTCAAGTCCTCCAGCCCTGTGTTGTCCTCTGGGGACGCTGTTCCCGAGCTCACCTCCCCATGCCCGCTCACGGTCTCCCTTTCCTCCATGCCCCGCAGCGGGCAgggtccccctcctgcttcccCTGGTCCTGCTGTTGGCCACCGCATCCCAGCCCCAGGATGGGGACGTCCCCAAGGAGCCCTCAGCCGCAGAGCCCTTGCGCTGCCCCAgcccctgtgcctgcagcttgGACGACTACAGCGAGGAGCTCAACGTCTTCTGCAGCAGCCGCAACCTGACGCAGCTTCCCGAGGACATCCCCACCAATGCCAAAGCCCTCTGGCTGGATGGCAACAACTTCAcccagctgccagctgcagccttcAGGAACCTCTCGGGGTTGGACTTCCTGgacctgcagagcagccagctggcCGCCGTGGAGCAGCACGCCTTCCATGGCCTGCGCAGTCTCTACCACCTCCACCTCGAGCGCAACCGCCTCAAGTACCTGGCACCCCACACTTTCCTGCACACCCAGAACCTCGTGTCCCTCAGCCTCAACAACAACTTCTTCAGCAAGGTGGAAGAAGGGCTGTTTGCAGGGCTCTCCAATCTGTGGTACCTGAACCTGGGCTGGAACTCGCTGGTGGTCCTCCCTGACAAGGTGTTCCATGACTTGCCCAACCTGAGGGAGCTGATCCTGGCTGGGAACAAGCTCCCCTACCTCCAGCACCAGCTCTTCTGCAGCCTTAcggagctgaaggagctggacCTCAGTGGGAACGCGCTCAAGGGCATCAAGATCAACATCTTCGTcaagctgcagaagctgcaaaaaCTCTACTTGAACAACAACCAGATCAATGCCATCGCACCCCGTGCGTTCATGGGCATGAAGTCGCTCCGGTGGCTGGATCTCTCCCACAACCGCCTCACCTCGCTGTACGAGGACACGTTTCTGGGTCTCCTGAGCCTGCACGTCCTACGCTTGTCCACCAACTCCATCACCAGCCTGAGGCCCAGGACTTTCAAAGACCTCCAgttcctggaggagctgcagctgggacatAACAGGATCTGGGGCCTGGCAGAACGGACCTTCGATGGGTTGGGCCAACTGGAGGTCCTCAGCCTCAACAACAACCAGCTGCAGGACATCAAGGCTGGGTCCTTCCTTGGGCTGCACAACGTGGCGGTGATGCACTTGTCTGCCAACTGCATCAAGACTCTGCCTGACTATGTGTTTGAGGGAGTCACCAAGCTGCACAGCCTCCACCTGGAGCACAGCTGCCTGAGCAAGATCAAGGCCAACACCTTCTCCAGCCTCACCAGCCTGCGGCggctcttcctgcagcacaaCGCCATCTCCGTCATTGAAGACCAAAGCTTCAGAGAACTGCACGAGCTGCTGGAGCTCGACCTGAAGCACAACAGGCTGAGCCGCCTCTCGCCCCAGCTCTTTGCGGGTTTGAGCAACCTGGAGtacctcttcctctccttcaacCAAATCCTGGACATCTCCCAGGACACCTTCAGCCCGCTCCGCAGACTCTTCTGGCTCGACCTCTCCCATAACCAGCTGGAGACCCTGGACAACGCCGTCATCACGCAGCTAGCCAACCTGCGCTACCTCAGCCTGAGGAACAACTCCCTGGAGACCTTCTCGGTGGGATTCTTGTGTCCTTCCTTCACActggagcagctctggctgGGGGGGAACAACTGGCACTGCAACTGCTCGCTGAAGGGGCTGCGGGATTTCGCCCTGCAGCACCCCACCGTGGTCCCACGCTTCGTCCAGTCTGTCGCCGAGGGGGATGATTCCCACGTCCCCGTTTACACCTACAACAACCtcacctgctgccagccccccaGCCTCGTGGGCCTGGACCTCCGCGACACCAGTGAGGACAGCTTTGCTCACTGCTGA